The segment AGTAGTGTCAGAATCAGCACTGAGACGATTCGCAATTACACATCCAGCGGAACCCGCACCGATCACGACATAGTCAAACGACTGCTGCTGTAGCATCCCGCCTACTCCAAGGTTCTTTTAGATTCCAGCGAAGTTCCCAACTGGAGGCGATGAAAAGTCAGTGCCATCATTGATGATTTTGATTGCAGATGCCATGCGCTCCATCTGCGATCGCAACTCTGGATAGTCTTGCATTGTATTCACGAATCGCCCTGCCTTGTCTTGAAACTCAATGCCATTAAAGAAATTCATGACAAGATAGTTGCCTTCATACCAAATAAAACCATAAGACGTGAGATGAAGTTCTTGATAACTATCGAGATGCGAATCCCAAGCATCGCTCGGAGCAATGAATAACTCTGGAATACCCGACTGAGGCATGTTATCCCCCAAACCACTATGCATTTTGTAAGTGACTTGAAATGACCATCTATCTGTTTCAATCTGTTCTAGTTCTTCAATTTGGGTCGGAATTGAAACAGGAGATGGATCTCCCATGCGGCGAAGCCAACCTAAGTTATCTCGATTGCCGAGTTCAGCAAAAATCTCTGGCGGTAATCTCTGTCCATCAACAGATGGAATCACATAGACCCCAAAAAAGGCATGAAAATAAGGACTCGTTGCATCAAAATGAGCAGAGTAAGAACAACCAGGGGTAGGTGCAGGAAACAGCAAATAGCTTGTCCCCTTGAGATCTTGAATGGCATCCCCACATTGAATGTGTTGCCAGTGAGGTTGCATGGCAAGGCAGAAAATCTTAGGCAACCAACCTGCTTCAACGCGAAAGACAGGGCGCGGATTCCATCCTCTCAAGTTAAAAATTGTTTGGACGGTAGGAGCGGATTGTAGTTGTTTCAGCATTAATAGTTGACCTGTTCGTTTGCCTCTAATAATGCATTCTGGTTTTGATAAAGCATCTCAATATCAAAGGATTCCAGATGGTAACCTTTGCTGACAAACCACGATTGCATCTGCTCAGCTTCGGGAAAAGGCAGAACAAGATTGAGTTCTTGAAGCAAATCGGTTTGAGTCGTGATATCTAGAATAAAATCGGTGTACGTTTTCATGAGAGTACTTCCTATTGAAGTCAAATTGTAGATAATTCTTCCAAGGGGCAAGCGAGTTGCCGCAACTCAGAAGCATAGGTTTTGAGGGAAATTGATTCTGCTGCCTGTTGGGCTTCCCTTAACCAGAGAAGAATGTAAGAAACGAGAGTAGAAAGCAATTTCGTTTCTTCGAGATGCTGTTGCAGAATTCTCCATTCAGGAGACTGATGATTTTTCCCTCCGCACCCCAACCAGACGAGTTGGTATTCTGGAGACAGTAGGTGATACACAGCTGAGAGTTCCCCTGCAAAGGCATCGCTGCTACAGTCGCGCAAATCATCTAACAGTCGCCATGCAATACAAAATGCCTCGTAAGCAGTTTGAACCGCGATCGCATCACTTCCTGTACGATGTGCAGTCAACATCGGTGAAATTAAGGTCGTACTCAACTGCTTACGGAACAATTCGCAGTAAGCATCCAACCCAACTACTGGAGTCGGGCAATGCACCCCACTAAAGTATCGAGCTAACAGAGAGTTAACAATCGTTTCGCCTTCAGGTAAACATTGAGCAAGAGATAAGGTCTCTTGATTAAACTTCATCCATGCCTGTGTTCTCAGTTGCAGGAGGAGATGACTTGGTGCAAGCTGCCCATCTGAAATGTGATCGTCCAGCATATGTAGGAAATATGCCATTGCCTGTGCGCTCAAGGCAGCTTTTAGCTCATCTTGTTGCAGAGTAGGCTGATTTTGCTGCATCCAATAGATGATCGACCAACTTGGAGTATAGAATTTCGTAAAGAAGTTCACCAAGTTTGAGAGTTGAAACCCTGTGTAGTGTCTTTGAATTGTGAGAAGAGCAGATCCGCGCAATGGCTCTGGTAGGGCGCGACATAGCTCAATCATTTGGCGATTCATGAAGGAGAGCATTGAAGTTTGCTCTGGATTGAGTGACACCTGACCAAAATTGACGGATTCAAATTCTGGGACAGTTAAGAGCTTTGCTGAATGATCGGATGAGATTCGAGAGAGCGCTAGAGCATGCATGATTTAACTGAAAATCGAGTAGGTCATGGTTTCTGCACCTTGATGAAATTGGGTTGAGTAATAGCGAGAAGGTAGTACTCAAGTCAATTGTGATTTCATCTTGAGCTTTTAGCCTATCAATTTATTTCTTCTATTTAATTCAGTATTAACACTAAATTTTCAGCCTGGAAAAATTGGAATTTAGGCTTTTTATAAATGTGAAGCTCTTATACATCAAGATTCAATGAAGATTTTATATATTAATTGATTTGCTTAGAATTGAGCTTTAACTCAATACGAATCCGCTATTTTAAACAGAGCAAAATCTTTAGAATTCGTGAAATATGTTGCTTTGTCTAAGTTAATTTTTAATAAAATAGAGTGAAAAAATGGTGAATCCTGCTATCAATTTTCTGAAGATTGGATTAATTATATCTTTACGAAAAAAGTTGACTCAAACTATTATCTTTTGGGCACATTAAAGTTGAATTATGCTCTGTTCTCCTTATGCGCCCTTTACTTTGTTCCCTTGGTTTAACTAGTATTGCGCTGCTTGGATTAAGCTTTGCACGTCCAGCATCTGCTCAGCTTCGAGTGGTTGAAGATGGTACGTTATCGACAAAAGTCACCTCTCCAGATGGATTAAACTTCACGATCGATTTTGGCGATCGTATGGGTAATAATCTATTCCATAGCTTCCGAGAGTTCTCGATTCCAGCATTCGGGTCGGCAAGATTCAATCATGCCTCAGAGATTCAGAACATCTTCAGTCGGGTTACAGGTGGCACTGCATCTAGTATTAATGGCGTGATTGAAGCTCAAGGCACTGCTAATTTGTTTCTGCTCAATCCAGCGGGGATTCTCTTTGGTGCGAATGCACAGTTGAATATTGGCGGCTCTTTTGTTGGGACAACAGCTTCTAGTATTCGGTTCGCAGATGGTGCAGAATTTAGAGCAACAGATCTTAATGCGCGTCCTTTACTAACCGTCAGTGCCCCGATTGGCGTGCAGTTTGGGCAGCCTGCTGGAGCAATCCAAGTTCAAGGTATTGGACATCCATTAACGGGTAGAACACGTCCAGATGTGAGAAATCCTCTTGTAGGTGCAGGAACGAGCACAACAGGATTGAGCGTAAAGTCTGGAAAGACGTTGGCTCTGATTGGCTCTGGCGTAACACTTGATGGCGGAATTCTCAGTGCACCTGAGGGGCATTTGGCGTTGGGCAGTGTAAGTTCAGGCTATGTGAGTCTTCTGCCCAATGCACAGGGCTGGCAGCTAGGCTATGAACAAGTCCAGGGTAAGCAAAACATTCAACTGTCTCAGAAGGCTCTACTCGATGCGAGTGGTTTAGGAAATGGATCTATCCAGCTTGATGGTGCTCAGATCTCGCTAAGTGGAGGGTCTGTTGCGCTGATTCAGAATCAAGGAACGGTATCTTCTGGTCAAATTCAAATTCGCGCTTCTGAAAAGCTTTATCTGAGCGGCACGACACCAGATGGCACGATTCAGACTGGGCTGCACATGCAACAAGTCAATACGGGAAATGGAAATGAGATTAATATTGTTGCGCCACAGGTTGAAGTACTAGCGGGGGCAGGAATTAGCAGCAAAACCTTTGGCAGTGCTCATACAGGAAATATCAGAATTGATGCTGATCAAGCCGTCCGAGTACAGGATTTTTCAGCGATCGATTCTTCTAATTTCTCTTCGATTACTAACTACACTTATAGTCGAAGCAGCAGTGCAGGAAATACAGGCAATATCAGTATTTCAACTCGCGAGTTGAGCAGTGTAAATGGAGGATCAATTGGGCTTGGGACTTTGGGCGCTGGCTCAACCGGAAACCTAGATATTAAAGCAACTGAGTCTGTAGAATTGGGAGGAGAAGAGCCAAGATTCCGGCAGTTTAGCACTCTGTTTGATGTCTCTTTTGGAACAGGAAATGCAGGCAACCTCACGCTTGATACAAAGCGATTGTTGATTCGGGACGGGGGACGGCTTGGTGCTTCGACGGTTGCTTTTGGTAATGCTGGAAATATTACTGTCAATGCAAGTGAGTCTGTAACTGTGAAAGGAATTGCGCCTGTTGCCAGAATTCCTAGCCAAATTAGTTCTGCTGGCAATATTCTGCCAGAGAGCGTACGTCTACTCTACAATACTCCACGTCTGCCAAGTGGGAATGCAGGCAGCGTCACGATCAATACGAATCGCTTGCAGGTAGCCAATGGCGCACTGGTCACAGTGAGAAATCTTGGCTCTGGAAATGCTGGAAGCTTGAATGTCAATGCAAATTCAATTTATCTAGATCAAAGAGGAAGTCTTGCTGCTTCGACGACGGTTAGCAATGGTGGAAATATGAGTCTTCAAGTTCAGGAGTCGATCATCATGCGTCGTGGAAGTGGAATTACGGCTGAGGCGAGGGGAGGAGGCAATGGAGGCAATCTTACTGTCAATGCGCCGATTTTACTAGGGTTAGAAAACAGTGATATTGTTGCTAGGGCTGAGCGAGGCAATGGCGGTAATATTCAAATCACGACTCAAGGCATTTTTGGCTTAAAGTTTCGATCGCAGCAGACCCCTGAAAATGACATTACTGCGAGTTCGGATTTTGGTGTGAATGGCAGTGTCGCCATTAAGAGTCCTGATGTAGATATCAATGCAGGATTGTTGCAATTACCTGTTGAGTTCCTCGACGCAGGACAGCAAGTTGCAAAAGGATGTTCAGCGCTCGAAGGCAGCCGTTTTGTCGTCACAGGGCGAGGTGGAATTCCAGAAGATCCGACTCATGCTGTGGCTCACAATTTGGTCTGGTCTGATTTGCGAGATCTTGCTGATTTAAAATTGTCAAACGGTCGTGCATCTCGCTCAACAGTGTCTTCGGGCAGTGAAATGCATGAAATGATGGTAGAGGCAACCGAATGGCGACGCAATGCGGCGGGTCAGGTTGAATTAATTGCGAAACACGCCCCTGTATCATCAATTTCCGCACTGAATTGCGCTGGAGAAAACATTAATTCAGCACCTTAGTTAAAAGATTGAGTATTCTGAGATTTCCAAATAAGGTTAGCACTGAGAGCTATACAGGCATTGCTGTAATCTATTATCAAATAAACCTATACCCCTCAAGTCTTCAGGCAGTGAAGATTTGAGGGGTAAATTGCAGATTGCAACAGCGCTATGCCATCACATGCGATCGCGCATCTGTTATGCGATCGCCCGTTGCCACATCAAACCAATGAATGGTTTCATCTGAAAAGGCTAACTGCACGGCACTTCCTGCTTTTAAGCCCGAATGGACTGGGAGGATCGCGCGCAGGTTGATCGGTTCACTTGTTCCATGTCCGATCCGTACACTGACCAAATCGTGCATGCCTAAATTCTCGGTTAGGAACACTTCACCCTCTAGCGTCGGTTCATTGCGGTTTTGCGCAAGATGCACATGCTCAGGACGAATTCCTAAGATAATCTCTTGAGCGCTAACGCTTCGGGGTAGAGGAATTTTAGTATTGCCCACGATCGCATTGCCATTCTGACAAGGAACCCGTAAAAAGTTCATCTGTGGGCTACCAATAAAGCCTGCAACAAATTGATTGGCAGGTTGGCTGTAGATCACATCAGGTCGATCGAACTGTTGCAGGTAACCATTATTCAGCACAGCTACTTTGGTTGAAAGGGTCATTGCTTCAGTCTGGTCGTGCGTCACGTAAACAACAGGCGCATTTTGTGAACCAAACAATTGCTTCAATTCAGCCCGGACGTGTTCCCGGAGTAACGCATCCAAGTTACTCAGAGGTTCGTCTAGTAGGAATAAATCAGGACGACGAACCAAGGTTCTTGCGACTGCAACTCGCTGTCGCTGTCCGCCAGACAGTTGACCCGGCTTACGATTCATCAGATCATGCAATCCTAGGAAATCTGCGACCTCACGAATTCTTTCTTTGATCTCTGCATGGGGCGTTTTCCGCAGTTTTAGCCCGGATGCGATGTTGTCATACACGGTCATGTGCGGATAGAGTGCATAGCTTTGGAAGACCATTGCAATATTGCGATCGCCCGGATTCAAGCGGCTCACATCCCGACCATTGATCAGGATTTGTCCACTAGTCGGCTGTTCTAATCCCGCAATCAAGCGCAAGATCGTCGATTTACCGCATCCTGAAGGTCCTAACAAAGTGAGAAATTCGCCTTGTTCGACACTCAAGTTAATGTCTTTTACAGGAACAATTTGCTGAGTGTAAGCTTTTCTCAAGTTAATGAGTTCTAGTTTCTTATCCATGATGTTTGAGAAGAGTGAATTAACCTTTGACTGCGCCAGACGTTAGCCCTTGAACAATGCGGCGTTGGAAGAAGAGAACTAACAACACCAGTGGAATTGTTCCGAGAACCGTTGCTGCTGCGATCGGTCCAAATGGAATTTCAAAGGGCGAAGCTCCGCCGAGCTGTGCGCCTGCAACTGGAACTGTTTTCATGTCTTCGCGAGTGATGAAAGTCAGGGCAAAGATGAATTCATTCCAGGCAGAAATGAAAGTCAAAATTCCAGTCGTCACGAGTGCTGGAATCGTCATCGGTAGAACGACTTCGAGCAGCATTCGAGGGGTGCTATAGCCATCGACTCTTGCCGCATCTTCGAGATCTTTGGGAAGTTGCTGAAAGAAGCTTCGCATCACCAGAATCGTGAGCGGCAAGTTAATCGCGGTGTAAGGAATGATCAATGAAAGATAGTTGTTTCCAAGATGAAGCGCCCGAACGATTTCGAGGAGTCCCAGGAAGAGCAGAATCGGTGGGAATAGCGTCACGATCAGAACACCTGCTAAAATCCAGCGTTCTCCTTGAAGTTTCAGTCTGGCGAGCGCATAAGCTGCGGGAGAGCCGACTCCTAAAGCGAGGATAGTTGAAGCAAAAGAGACGATCGCACTATTGAAGATATAGTTCAAAAATGGGCGACGCTCAAACAAAGAACGGTAATGATCTAATGTAAATCGAGTTGGGAAATAAACATTGGGAATTGCCGCAATGTCAGCATTCACTTTGAATGAGGTCAAGAGCTGCCAAAGGATTGGAGCCAGGCAAAAGATGACAGTAAAGGCAACTGCAATCGGCAAGACGACTTTTCGCCCAATTCGAGTTGATTTGCCTCCTGGCATTCGTCGATCTACGGATTCTGGAAATACAGTTGTCATATTAAATTGCTCCCGATGCTTTAGCTCTGGATCGAGTTAGGAAGTAACTTGCGATCGCAACGGCTAACACTAACAGTAAGAACGTCACCACAACTAATGCTGCTCCATAACCGAAGTCTAGATAGCGCATTACCGTAGCGTAGATGTAGAGCGAAACCGTTTCAGTTGCACCGCCAGGGCCACCTCCGGTCATGACACTGATTAAGTCAAAGATTCCGAATGCCTGAGCGAGCCGGAATAACAGTGAAATGACCACTTGCGGCATCAGCAAGGGCAAGGTAATCTGTCGAAAACTTTGCCAAGGAGAAGCTCCATCGATCGCTTGTGCCTCGTACAGATCATTTGGAATGGATTGCAGTCCAGCGAGCAATAGAATGCTGATGAAGGGTGTTGTTTTCCAAACATCTGCAAAGATGACTGCTAGCATGGCTAAAGTCGGATTGCCGAGCCAGTTGATACCAGTATCGATGAATCCCAACCGCAGCAAAATGTCATTGACAATCCCGTATTGATCATTGAAAATCCATGTCCAACCGAGTGCAATCAGTGCGGTCGGCAAAGCCCACGGCAGAATTGCGATCGTTCTTACTGCTCCTCGACCTCGGAAAGATTGGTTGAGTACGAGCGCAATTCCCATCCCGAGCACAAGTTCGATCGCCACGGATGAAAACGTAAAAATCGCTGAATTGACCATACTTTGCCAGAATCGCCCGTCTTGAGCCATCCGGGCAAAATTAGACAATCCTGTAAAATGTGGATTCAGTTGATTTCCTAAGTTCTGAACAAATAGACTTTGCCAGAACGCTCGCAGAATTGGATAAGCAAAGACCAGCGTCAAAATCAGCAAGGCTGGAATCGTTAAGAGCCAACCTGTACGACGTTCTCGCTCTCGAATCACATCTTTCATCGGCTAAACTCCTAACAATGCGCGTGTTTCACGGGCTGCTGACTTCATCGCTTCTTCGGGTGAAATGCGTCCTGAGATTGCGGAACTGAGATAGCGCTGCAAAATATCAGACGCTTGGGCATATTGCGCGATCGGAGGTCGAATTCCAGGATTTTCCAGAGCTTTGAGCGCGACTGGGAAAAAGTCGTATTTCGCGAGAATTTCTGGGTCTTTGTACAACGCTTTGCGACTCGGCAAGTACCCAGAGGAAAGGGATGTGGTTTTTTGAACGTGGGTTCCTGTAAAGAAGTCGAGCGCTTTCCGAGCTTCAACGGGATGCTGAGTCGTGCTAGCGATTCCCCAACCCCATCCGCCTAGACAAGACACGCTCAGTTTTCCAGGTGCGTGAATCACAGGTTTGACGGCGACTTTGCCGCGAACAGGTGAGTCTTCTTTATTGAGTAATGCCCAAGCGTAAGGCCAGTTTCGCAT is part of the Leptolyngbya boryana PCC 6306 genome and harbors:
- a CDS encoding beta strand repeat-containing protein → MRPLLCSLGLTSIALLGLSFARPASAQLRVVEDGTLSTKVTSPDGLNFTIDFGDRMGNNLFHSFREFSIPAFGSARFNHASEIQNIFSRVTGGTASSINGVIEAQGTANLFLLNPAGILFGANAQLNIGGSFVGTTASSIRFADGAEFRATDLNARPLLTVSAPIGVQFGQPAGAIQVQGIGHPLTGRTRPDVRNPLVGAGTSTTGLSVKSGKTLALIGSGVTLDGGILSAPEGHLALGSVSSGYVSLLPNAQGWQLGYEQVQGKQNIQLSQKALLDASGLGNGSIQLDGAQISLSGGSVALIQNQGTVSSGQIQIRASEKLYLSGTTPDGTIQTGLHMQQVNTGNGNEINIVAPQVEVLAGAGISSKTFGSAHTGNIRIDADQAVRVQDFSAIDSSNFSSITNYTYSRSSSAGNTGNISISTRELSSVNGGSIGLGTLGAGSTGNLDIKATESVELGGEEPRFRQFSTLFDVSFGTGNAGNLTLDTKRLLIRDGGRLGASTVAFGNAGNITVNASESVTVKGIAPVARIPSQISSAGNILPESVRLLYNTPRLPSGNAGSVTINTNRLQVANGALVTVRNLGSGNAGSLNVNANSIYLDQRGSLAASTTVSNGGNMSLQVQESIIMRRGSGITAEARGGGNGGNLTVNAPILLGLENSDIVARAERGNGGNIQITTQGIFGLKFRSQQTPENDITASSDFGVNGSVAIKSPDVDINAGLLQLPVEFLDAGQQVAKGCSALEGSRFVVTGRGGIPEDPTHAVAHNLVWSDLRDLADLKLSNGRASRSTVSSGSEMHEMMVEATEWRRNAAGQVELIAKHAPVSSISALNCAGENINSAP
- a CDS encoding ABC transporter ATP-binding protein, producing MDKKLELINLRKAYTQQIVPVKDINLSVEQGEFLTLLGPSGCGKSTILRLIAGLEQPTSGQILINGRDVSRLNPGDRNIAMVFQSYALYPHMTVYDNIASGLKLRKTPHAEIKERIREVADFLGLHDLMNRKPGQLSGGQRQRVAVARTLVRRPDLFLLDEPLSNLDALLREHVRAELKQLFGSQNAPVVYVTHDQTEAMTLSTKVAVLNNGYLQQFDRPDVIYSQPANQFVAGFIGSPQMNFLRVPCQNGNAIVGNTKIPLPRSVSAQEIILGIRPEHVHLAQNRNEPTLEGEVFLTENLGMHDLVSVRIGHGTSEPINLRAILPVHSGLKAGSAVQLAFSDETIHWFDVATGDRITDARSHVMA
- a CDS encoding carbohydrate ABC transporter permease; the protein is MTTVFPESVDRRMPGGKSTRIGRKVVLPIAVAFTVIFCLAPILWQLLTSFKVNADIAAIPNVYFPTRFTLDHYRSLFERRPFLNYIFNSAIVSFASTILALGVGSPAAYALARLKLQGERWILAGVLIVTLFPPILLFLGLLEIVRALHLGNNYLSLIIPYTAINLPLTILVMRSFFQQLPKDLEDAARVDGYSTPRMLLEVVLPMTIPALVTTGILTFISAWNEFIFALTFITREDMKTVPVAGAQLGGASPFEIPFGPIAAATVLGTIPLVLLVLFFQRRIVQGLTSGAVKG
- a CDS encoding carbohydrate ABC transporter permease; this translates as MKDVIRERERRTGWLLTIPALLILTLVFAYPILRAFWQSLFVQNLGNQLNPHFTGLSNFARMAQDGRFWQSMVNSAIFTFSSVAIELVLGMGIALVLNQSFRGRGAVRTIAILPWALPTALIALGWTWIFNDQYGIVNDILLRLGFIDTGINWLGNPTLAMLAVIFADVWKTTPFISILLLAGLQSIPNDLYEAQAIDGASPWQSFRQITLPLLMPQVVISLLFRLAQAFGIFDLISVMTGGGPGGATETVSLYIYATVMRYLDFGYGAALVVVTFLLLVLAVAIASYFLTRSRAKASGAI